AACGCCGGTTGTATGATGTGATTCATGCAGCCGCATTCCGCCTGTGTGATTATTGAAGTTGAGATTTCCGTCAGAGAATGGTTTTCAGTTGTTCTGCCATCTGTGCCTGCACCTCTTGTGCGGCCTTGCGGCTGGCGGTGGCAAAGTTCTCCGTCTTGTCCACATAGATAATGCCACGGCTGGAGTTCACAATCAGTCCACACGTTTTCGTCATACCGTACTTGCACACTTCTTCCAGCGAGCCGCCCTGCGCACCTATGCCGGGAACCAGCAGGAAGTGTTCGGGCACAATCTTGCGGATATCCTCAAAGGCACGGCCCTGGGTGGCGCCCACCACGTACATCATCTGATTGTCGTCTGCCCACTTCTGGGATTTGCGGAGCACTTTCTCGTAGAGGCGTTCATCGTCTTCGTCCATGGTCATCTGGAAGTCGTGTGAGCCTTTGTTGCTGGTCAGGGCAAGCAGAATCACCCAATGACTTTTGTAGGTGAGGAACGGTGTCACGCTGTCTTCGCCCATGTAGGGGGCCACGGTGACAGCGTCGATGTTCAGCTCCTCGAAGAAACTGCGGGCATACATGGCTGAAGTGTTTCCTATGTCGCCGCGCTTGGCGTCGGCAATGATAAACTGGTCGGGATAATTTTCCTTGATATACTTCACGGTCTTCTCGAAGGCAATCCAGCCTTTCACGCCCATGCTTTCGTAGAAAGCCAGGTTCGGCTTGTAGGCGATGCAGAGATCTGCCGTGGCGTCGATGATGGCTTTGTTGAAAGCGAAGATGGGATCGGGATCGTCCAGCAGATGGTCGGGAATTTTCTTGATGTCGGTGTCCAGACCTACACAGAGGAATGACTTCTTGCGCTTTATGTTTTCAAATAATTCTTGCTTGTTCATATCTGTAATATTTTTAATATAGGTTTATTTCCTGAATAGATACCCCTCGTAGTCCAGCTTTATCTCCATATCGTAGTATAAACGGAAAGAGGTAAGTATGAATACGCATTTTTCTGACTTGCATCGGAAGGAGGCAGGTTTCATTATGTATTGTCTGCTCAGTGCGCCAAGCGTTTTTAGATCAAAGTAGATTTCATCGTATCTGATGCCCATTACATACAATTCCACAGGTATTACGCCGGCTGCATATTCCTCTTTGCTTACGGAAACGGCGTTGCCGGTCATGCGGGTGAATTTTGTATAGCCTTTCGGTATTGTGATAATGCCCGCGGTTTCGGGCACATCATTGCCCAATGCCTGTATGGAATCCTGACTGGATATGTTGTTGTCTGCTGTGGCTGTTGTGTCTGCCTCCATTACATTTCCATTATGGGAGAACTCATAATAGAAAGATACGTCTTCTTCGAACCATTTGGCCATACTTTTTTTACTGAACCATCTGCTCATATACATGCATCTGTCGTTTATCTCCACAGCTTTCTTGCGGGGCAGCGTACGCAGCCATTCTTGGTAGTAGGCCTCGGTCATGGGAAGTTCCTCCTTGCAGGTGGCCTGTATTTCTTCTTCCAGGCATTGTTGCATGTAGCGGCGGGTGATGTTGGTATAGTTCACCGGCAGTACGGACGTCAGCAGGAAGAGGATGGCGAATGAGATGGGAATCCAGTTGATGCGCCGTGCCCGGGTGATGAACAGACCGATGCAGACGATGTAGAACCAGCCATTCAGGGTGGCCAGATAGAGGCGGTTGATGGTGATGCCGTAGTCGTTGAAGCGGCGGGCAATGCCTGCCGTCATCAGTAGCAACAAGGGCAGTACCAGTATCGGCAACCAACGTGCCGTCCATTGGTCAAAGCGTTTGTTCTCCTTGAAGCGGGCTGGGTAGAGTCCGAATTCAATGCCTATGCTCACTGCCATCAGTGCCACCACCAGCCAGGACACCCATCCTGTGGGCAGTTCCCAGCGGATAAGGATGCGGGTGGCATAAGTGTAGAGCACCACAAGATAACCTGCCGTAAGCGGCAGGAACAAGTAACGGAGTATGCCGTTCAGGAATCCTGAGGATTGCGGCAACCGGTTGTGCTTCTGTCCTCCCCGCGGCAACAAGCCGAGGAACAGCAGAGGGGCAAGCAGTACACTGCACAAGTAATAAATATAGGCATAGCACTTTCCGCTGATATGTACATCGAAAAGCTGGTGTAGCGAGAACAGCAGCAGGCAGATGCCGCCGCATAAGATGAGGCTCACTATCTGCGTGACGATGAATGAGGCCACAAGGTTTAAGGTAAAATTCCAGCTTGCCACATCGTTCTTTTCTTTCAGAAACGAAAGGAAGAATGTGGAGAGTCCCAATGCAAGGATGGCTGCTGCATGGGCTATGCCTATTTCGAGGAAAGAACTGCTTGTCTCCAGGCTGCGGTAGAGAAATATGGCATCTGCCATGAGCAGTGCATGCGCCGTGAGTTGTATGCCTGCCTTCCACAGACGGCTTTTTGTTTCTTCGCTCCACAGGTGTAGGGTGAGGGAAAGCAGGACGCTTACCGACAGATAGTAGCCGGTTGCCCATAGCAAGCGGTCTTCTCCTTTCCAATCATTGGCCGTAAGGACAATGAGATAGACCGTAAGGGCAAAGATAAAGCCCACAGTGGCGGGAAACCGCTTCAAGCACGTCTGAAACGCTTCAATGGCAGTAATCAGAATTTGTTTTATCTGTAATGTATTCATCTTTGAGAACTGTTATATCTGTTGGTTCTTACAGTTCGCTATCTTTCAGCCGTTCCGCATTTTCCGCAACAATCAGGTGGTCGATGCAGTCCTGGATGTCGCCGTCCATGAAGGCGGCAAGGTTGTAGATGGTGTAGTTGATGCGGTGGTCGGTGATGCGTCCCTGCGGATAGTTGTAGGTACGTATCTTTGCAGAACGGTCGCCGGTGGAGACCATTGTCTTACGCTTGGAGGCGATGTCGTCGATGTACTTCTGGTGCTCCTTGTCGTAGATAAAGGTACGCAGGCGGCTGAGGGCGCGCTCCTTGTTCTTGGGCTGGTCGCGCGTCTCGGTACACTCGATAAGGATTTCTTCGACTACGCCCGTGTTGGGATTCTTCCAGTTGTAGCGCAGGCGCACGCCCGATTCCACCTTGTTCACGTTCTGTCCGCCTGCTCCGCCGCTTCGGAAGGTGTCCCACTTTATCTCGCCTTCGTTGATGACCACGTCAAACTCTTCGGCTTCGGGCAGCACGGCCACGCTGGCTGCGGAGGTGTGCACGCGCCCCTGCGTTTCGGTGGCAGGCACACGCTGCACGCGGTGTACGCCCGATTCGTATTTCATTGTGCCATATACGCCGTCGCCCGTCACCGAGCAGATGATTTCCTTGAAACCGCCTGCAGCACCTTCGTTGGCACTCGAAACTTCGAGCTTCCATCCCTTAATGTCGCAGAATTTGCTGTACATGCGGAAGAGGTCTCCGGCAAAGATGGCTGCTTCGTCGCCGCCTGTGCCGCCGCGTATCTCCAAGATGGCATTGCGGCTGTCTTGTGGGTCGGTAGGAACGAGTAACAGTTTTATCTGTTCTTCCAGTTCCGGCTGGCGTGCTTGGCAGAGGTCAAGCTCCTCGCGTGCCATGTCGCGCATCTCCGGGTCGGCCTCGTTGGTAATGATTTCCTTCGCTTCCTCAATGCCGTTTAATACCTGCATGTATTCTTTGCGGGCGTTCATCAGGTCGCCCAGTTCTTTGTATTCTTTGGTGAGCTTGACGTAACGCTTCTGGTCGGCAATCACTGCCGGGTCTGTAATCAGCGTGGATACTTCTTCGAAGCGGGCCACGAGCCCTTCTAATTTTTCAAGTATGGTGTTATTTTCTGCCATTTGATTCGTCTTTATTTCAGAGATTTCTTTGTTATAGATTTGTTTCCCTCTTCTTCTTATAGTATTCCCATAATCCATCTGCCAGATACCACTCCACAGTTCCCCAGCCCAAGATGCCTAAACTGCGCAGGACGATGCGGTCGATGTGCAGCTCTTCTGCTTGGCAATACTCTGCCAGCCCGAAAGCAAGATCTCCTATGCAGACGAGAACGGCAAGCGCAACCAATACCACAATGTTGGCGGGCAGGCAGATTCCTTTTTTATTCTGTTCCATTGTCAATTATAGATTAACGGGATGCGTATCCCTTATTCATTATCTTACACACTCAGCATGACGGAAGAACCTTCATCTTAAATTCAAAAGACATACTTCTCCAGCACCCATAACAGAGTTGTTACCAGCAAGATGCCTAAGGCAAGGTGTTTGAGAGTGATTGGTTTTCGCTCCGATGGCTCCTCGCCGAAATAACGGCTAAAGACATGCGGGGCGCAAGCTGCCGGAGCAATGATGGCGAAGCTCCTGAGAAAGCTCCACTCCATCTTATCAGAGCAGATACCGAGGACGACGCCCGCCACGATAAGCAATAGGAGCAGCCCGATGCCTTTCAGCATCCTAAGTATGGTGTTATTTTCTGCCATTTGATTCTTATAGTGTTATCGTTTCGTTATATAACTCTTGTAGAAGTTTGCGTGCCGAAACCTTCCGTGTGCCTCCTTTATAGTCGCCTTCAACTAACATTTCGTTACGTAATGCTTTACTGTAATTCTTCTTCGTTTCCATATTTAGTTTGTTCTTTTTGTAAAGCTATTACAGGACAAGTCAATGGATTACCACAATTTTCCGTCTAACAGCCACGACAGCGCTGCTGCCACTACAAGGGTGACAATGGCAATCAGTATCCAGGTTTTTCGTGACCATTGCTTATTGGGATTCTCCGGTGAAGAACTGAAATAAATACCGCCTACGTATGCACACGTCGAACCACAACATATGTAACTGATGTGTTTAAGGAAAGGAATGTCAGTCCAGATACCGATGCACTGTATGCCTACAAAAATCACTACGATGGCAATACTTACCAGACATCCTTTATATTCTCTTTTCATGTGTCCGTTTAGTATTTGAATTCTCCGAACTCGCTCTTGATAATCAACTCCTTCTTGTCGCTCTCCTCAATACGCCCTACAATCTGCGCATCGATGCCGAAGCTCTTTGAGATAGCAATCACTTCCTCAGCATGTTCGGGAGAGAGATATACTTCCAGACGATGCCCCATGTTGAATACCTTGTACATCTCTGCCCAGTCCGTATTGCTCTGCTCTTTAATCGTTTTGAACAAAGGAGGAACAGGGAACAGATTGTCCTTAATCACGCGGCAATTGTCACCTATAAAGTGCAGCACTTTTGTCTGTGCACCACCG
Above is a window of Bacteroides helcogenes P 36-108 DNA encoding:
- the pyrF gene encoding orotidine-5'-phosphate decarboxylase, which encodes MNKQELFENIKRKKSFLCVGLDTDIKKIPDHLLDDPDPIFAFNKAIIDATADLCIAYKPNLAFYESMGVKGWIAFEKTVKYIKENYPDQFIIADAKRGDIGNTSAMYARSFFEELNIDAVTVAPYMGEDSVTPFLTYKSHWVILLALTSNKGSHDFQMTMDEDDERLYEKVLRKSQKWADDNQMMYVVGATQGRAFEDIRKIVPEHFLLVPGIGAQGGSLEEVCKYGMTKTCGLIVNSSRGIIYVDKTENFATASRKAAQEVQAQMAEQLKTIL
- a CDS encoding DUF4153 domain-containing protein; this encodes MNTLQIKQILITAIEAFQTCLKRFPATVGFIFALTVYLIVLTANDWKGEDRLLWATGYYLSVSVLLSLTLHLWSEETKSRLWKAGIQLTAHALLMADAIFLYRSLETSSSFLEIGIAHAAAILALGLSTFFLSFLKEKNDVASWNFTLNLVASFIVTQIVSLILCGGICLLLFSLHQLFDVHISGKCYAYIYYLCSVLLAPLLFLGLLPRGGQKHNRLPQSSGFLNGILRYLFLPLTAGYLVVLYTYATRILIRWELPTGWVSWLVVALMAVSIGIEFGLYPARFKENKRFDQWTARWLPILVLPLLLLMTAGIARRFNDYGITINRLYLATLNGWFYIVCIGLFITRARRINWIPISFAILFLLTSVLPVNYTNITRRYMQQCLEEEIQATCKEELPMTEAYYQEWLRTLPRKKAVEINDRCMYMSRWFSKKSMAKWFEEDVSFYYEFSHNGNVMEADTTATADNNISSQDSIQALGNDVPETAGIITIPKGYTKFTRMTGNAVSVSKEEYAAGVIPVELYVMGIRYDEIYFDLKTLGALSRQYIMKPASFRCKSEKCVFILTSFRLYYDMEIKLDYEGYLFRK
- the prfA gene encoding peptide chain release factor 1; translated protein: MAENNTILEKLEGLVARFEEVSTLITDPAVIADQKRYVKLTKEYKELGDLMNARKEYMQVLNGIEEAKEIITNEADPEMRDMAREELDLCQARQPELEEQIKLLLVPTDPQDSRNAILEIRGGTGGDEAAIFAGDLFRMYSKFCDIKGWKLEVSSANEGAAGGFKEIICSVTGDGVYGTMKYESGVHRVQRVPATETQGRVHTSAASVAVLPEAEEFDVVINEGEIKWDTFRSGGAGGQNVNKVESGVRLRYNWKNPNTGVVEEILIECTETRDQPKNKERALSRLRTFIYDKEHQKYIDDIASKRKTMVSTGDRSAKIRTYNYPQGRITDHRINYTIYNLAAFMDGDIQDCIDHLIVAENAERLKDSEL